The Pirellulales bacterium genomic interval GCCACAGGCGAAACACCGATCACCGATCGACTCCGACGCACGATTTCAGACAGTGGCTTGCCTCTGCTTCGGCTTTCGAAAGAAACCGGCGTCGCACGAGCAAGCCTGATTCGCTTCGTACGTGGAGATTCATCTCTGCGGCTCGATGTGGCCGACAAGCTCGCCGAGTATTTTGGACTTGAGTTGTCGAAAAAAAGGGTTAGGTGAACAATGGGTACCGTGTACCGAAAATCAGTAACCCGCCCGCTTCCAAGTGGCGCGGAAATTATCAGTCGTGCCGGCGCGAGATTAGCCCGTTGGAAGCTTAATGGCAAGGTACGTACCGCTCCCGTAACTATCGGCCGCAATGGCAGCGATCGAATTCACGAAATTGCGGCCACCTATACCGCCAAATACCGCGACGGAGAGGGAGTGGTGCGCGAAGTCGCCACCGGCTGCCGCGATC includes:
- a CDS encoding helix-turn-helix transcriptional regulator encodes the protein ATGETPITDRLRRTISDSGLPLLRLSKETGVARASLIRFVRGDSSLRLDVADKLAEYFGLELSKKRVR